A window of Chryseobacterium aquaeductus genomic DNA:
TAATTGCGGTAAGTAAAAAAATGAATACGTTGAGAATATAAGCTGGTTTTAGGAAACTCCAGACTAAAACCAGTGCATAAATTATTAAAAGACTTATAAAAAACAATTGAGAAGGATATTCCGGAAATATTATTTTCTGTAACCAAAACACCGGTTCGTTGAGCTCTACAGGTCTTTCTCTTAAATTTTTAAATTTAAAATATTGAACGCAAAGCCAATACAAACCAAAGATTCTCAACAGGTAATAAGAAACTTTAAAATTAAAAACAGTGAGTTGCGGATACTTCATTACAGTTTTGTAATTAATTTCTTATTGATATTCATCTTTTTTCCACCGATTTCTTTAGGGTTATAGATTTCTTTATACAGAACATAACCATCATAGTTGGGAGCAATATCTTTTGCAAAGATCAACAGTTTTTTTCTGCTTATTTCTCGGGTATCATTGTTTTCTATATTTTTCCCGTACGTATCGGTAATCACAGCCTGATCATTCGATTCATAATTTTTCAAAGGAGTGAAATTTATTTTTGCAGTATCAGAATTTTTCACGCCATACAACACATATCTTTCCTCCTCCAAAGCACCACCACTGGGAACGGTAAACAACTTCCAGCTTGCAAACGGAAACATTTCTTTATGTCCTTTTTCGATGAGTACAAGGCTTACCAAAGACATACAAAAAGAAAAAATAAATAAGTGTTTTGTATATTTTTTCATGAGAAAACTAGATTATGATCCTTCATATATTTTTCAAAAATCTGTTTTCCGCTTTGCATAGAATTCACAGCCCAGCGGATTTTCATTTTCAACAGTTTTTCTTCATCAAGCTTATAATTGATATTCGATTTTAGTAGTTTTTGCTTTAATTCATACATACAAATTGAAGCCGCAACAGAAACATTAAAACTTCGTGTAAAACCATACATCGGAATCGCTAAAGTTTCATCAGCAAAATCTAAAATCTCTTGTGAAACACCTTCCATTTCGGTTCCGAAAACCAAAGCAATGGGTTCGGTAATTTCATAGTCGGGTAACATTGTAGCATTGTTTTCTAACGAAACAACCACAATTTTGTAACCTTTATCTTTAATTTTTTGAAAAGACTCCATATTCCGCGGAAGTTTTTCTACTTCGACCCAAGTGTCGGCACCTTTTGTAACACGGAGATTGGGTTCAAAATTATTTTCCTCCTGCAAAGCTACAACTTTATGAAAGCCACAGGCTTCCACAGATCTTACAATTGCAGCAGCATTCCGGAATTGATATACATCTTCCAAAACAGGCAAAACAAAATCTGAACTGTCGGGAGCAAAATGTTCTATTTTCCTCAATCTTTCTTCTGTAAGAAACTGTTTCAAATACTCGTACGCTTTTGCTAAATCTTCCATCTATTTTCAAATCTTTGCAAATTAACGTATTTTTGAAATTCTGAACCTGAAAACAAACTCAAATTTTATATAAAAAGTAAAAATGAAGCGAAAAGTTCTTCTAATTTATACCGGTGGAACCATTGGTATGGAAAAAGACTACGAAACCGGAAGCCTCCGTGCCTTTGATTTTGGAAATATTTTTGAAAAGATGCCCGAAATGAAGTTGATGGAATGTGAAGTTTTTGTACATCCTTTTGCCAAACCGCTAGATTCTTCTGATATGGGACCCCATGAGTGGAAAATCATCGCCAATTATATTTTTGAAAATTATACAAAATATGATGGCTTTTTGATTCTTCATGGTACAGATACCATGTCTTACACTGCTTCTGCGCTGAGTTTTATGCTGAAAGGTTTAAAAAAACCTGTGATTTTAACGGGATCTCAACTTCCTATTGGAGATTTGCGAACAGATGCAAAAGAAAATCTTCTCACAAGTATTTATTACGCAAGTCTGTATGAAAAAAACGAAGCCGTCATACAGGAAGTTTCCATTTATTTTGAGTATAAATTATTGAGAGGAAACCGTACTTTGAAGTATTCCGCAGAATATTTTGATGCATATTCTAGTCCCAACTATCCTATTTTGGGGCAATCTGGTGTACATTTGAATATTGTAAAAGAAAATTTGTACCGTTGCAATTCTAAAGACGAGTTTCATATAGACCTTCATATTTCTGAAGACGTTTTGTTTTGGAGAATATTTCCGGGAATGAAACTGAATCATTTTAAAGAAATTCCGAAAATGAAAGTTTTGATTCTTCAGGTGTTCGGTTCCGGAACCATTTTCAGCAGTGAAAAGACATTGCAAACCCTTCAGGAAATCCGAAATAACGGAACGGAAATCGTGGTGGTAAGTCAGTGTATTTCAGGTGGAATATCTTTTGGAAAGTATGAAAACAGTAATATTTTTTCTAAAATCGGAGCAATAAGTGGTAAAGATATGACTGCAGAATCTGCCATCACAAAAGCCATGCATTTGATTGACAACCCTAATTATATAGGAAGTTTTGCAGAAAACTTCTCAAGAAATATTTGTGGCGAAATCAGCGACTAGGGAAAATAAGAATTTGGAAATTCAATAAAATAACGTATTTTTGCAGTCTTCAAAACAGAGAGGTGTCCGAGTGGTTGAAGGAGCTACCCTGGAAAGGTAGTATACGGGTAACTGTATCGTGGGTTCGAATCCCATCTTCTCTACAAAAAAAAACCAGATCAATGATCTGGTTTTTTTTGTTTGAAATGCAGTTTCAAAAAATGCATTTCGACAATATAATAAAGTGAATGAATGTCTGATGTTCATACATGCTTTTAATGAAAGCAAATTTAAGACTGTAATCTTTTATCCGCTTTGAATCCATAAACCCATCTCAATTGAAAGACTAATGCTCTAGCCCCGATTGCAGCGTCATCCTTTTTCAGACTGGTGTTTTGAAAAAAAAGCTTTGATGAAAAAGAGACAGCAGAACGCGGGATCAGGCTACTAAAAAATCAATTACAAATCGTAAGAAAACTGTGCCCTCTCATGTGAATTTTCATCATGGCTTCAGATTTCAACTCGCTGTAAATACTTTGATCAAAAGCTCTAATCTCATTAAGTTTCTGATCAATGAAATCTGCAATTTTAACTACGGAAAAGTAGAAATTTCTGTACAACGAGATATCAACCGTGCTTCCGGAATGTGGCAGATAAGCTTTAAGAAAAGGAATCGTTTTCTGATGCTGGTCGTAATTCAGACAATATCCGTTTTTTTCCTTCAATGTGATGATCTCGTAGTGATTCAGATAATCGAGTATGGTCTCATTTTCTTTCATAGAAATCTGTCGCTGCTGAAAATATGCATTGATTTTATCCAGAACGCATTGAGCATACTCCATCATTGAGATGGTTTTAACCTCAGAAACCTGATCGGGTTTGGTTTTTGAGTTTTTAGAATTACGGTCAACATGAAATGAGATTCCATAATTTTCATGTGACGAAAAGAAGCAGTTTTTCACCTCGATAGTTGCATCTGCCTGAAGTTGGTCATTTGTAAAACTGTAGCTCAAAAAGGACTTATACAGCATAACCAAACTTCTAAGAAAGTCAATCTCGCTAGTATTATGATATTGCTCAAACCAGCGCTCAAGATTGTTGTAATAATTTTTTTCAAATTCTCTGAAACCTAAATAAAAAGGGATTTCCATAGCTTAAAGATTTTATACTGCAAAGCTATAGCTGTAATGCGACAAAACTTGACGTGTTTTATTTAGGATTAAAATAAAATAGTCAGTAGCAGACTACAGGAAATGCTGATATAAATTAATTGCAAAGACCTGAGAACATTAAAAGATGAACAGCAGTATAGGAAAAATAATATATGTGTTGAATCTGTTGATGGAAATTCAATCATATTCCGAAATTCTAATGAAGAATAGAGTATTAACAAAATTTAATCCTATTAAAAGTTAAGCGAAAACTGAATGTGGCATTGAAATATTACATTTAAACTAAAATTTGAAGGTTAATTGGTAACCAAATTAATTAAATTATTAGAAATTAACATATTTTAAAGAAAAATAATTGTAATTTTGCAACATCACATCAATATTAATTGAATCCATAAAAGCCACAATAACAAATGAAAAAATATTTCATAGGATTATTTGCAATCCTTACATTAGCAGCTTGTAAACACTCAGCAAAAGATCCCGATTTGGCTGTAGTAACTCAAGACACATCTTCCAAAGACGATGTAACCAAAGAAACAATTTCTGACCGTCATGGAGACGAAATGGAGATTATTACAAACAATACCAAGAACATCATTACGGTACATCTTAATGGAAAAACGTACGAACTGAAGAAAAACCAGACAACAACCGGATTTTCTACAGAAGACAATAAGTATCTGTACACTGAAACACAAAACGAGGTTACTTTTCTAAAAAAGGAAATGGACATGGTTTTATTTCACGGTAAAAGAAATCAGGCCGACAGTAAAATGGCATCGCAATAAAACAAAAGACGCTTTACAGAGCGTCTTTTGTTTTATTGAATCTATCCAGAGAAATTTCTTGAGGCAAATCTATCTTGCTTTCAATGAAATCGTAAAGGGTTTTTGAGAAATAGCATCCATTCAGAATTCCTCTTGCACCCAAACCGTTAAAAACATATAGATTAGGATGGTCCGAATGTCTTCCTACAATCGGTCTCCGATCTTTTACGGTTGGTCGGAAGCCAAAGTATACTTCTTCTATACTGAAATCTCTTTGGTAGAATTCTGAAAGTCCGTTTTGTAATTGTTCTACTGCAGATTCATCAATGTGCGAATGCAATTGCTCCCGATCGTAAGTACCGCCGTAAAAATATAAATTGTTCTGTAGTGGAAATAAAAAATGTTTCTTTTTGATGGTAATATTCTCCGGAATTGGCTGGGAAAGCTTAACTCTAATGTGATGTCCCTTGTTAGGAATCACAGGAATATCCGAGAAATACGGATTATTTGTCACTCCCATACCTTCACAGAAAACAATATTTTTAAACTGAAATCCTTGATATGTGGAATTTTCAATATCGACTCGGTCATAATTAAACTTTTGCTTAATAAGTTGAGAATTTCTTTCATGAAACTTCAAAAGATCAATGAAAAATCCATGAACGTCTAATCTGGCAGACTGTTTTACCATCCCTGTCTTAAAATCATTTTTAACATCTTCAATATGAGTAAAATTTTCATCTAAAAAGTTTGAAAGGTCCTCGGTCTGCGATTTTTTGAGCCAAAGCTTTTGTTCATTCTCATCATGAAAAATCCTGTGAATAGGTGAAATAATTAAATAATTTTTCTTTGTATACTTCTCAATTTCGTCAAGTGAAATTTTTAGAAAATCTAATTGTTCCTGAGCAAGCCAGAATGTTGTAAACTTTTTTAGCACAACAGGATTTACAATTCCTGCAGATATTTGAGACGCACTCTTTCTTCCTTCAGAAAAAATAATGAATGACTTCTTGTTTTTTGTAAGTTGATGCGCGAAGAACAAAGCTGCATATCCGTCTCCAACAATTATATAATCTACATTTTGCATAATAAAAAAACCTGAGTAAAAGTACTCAGGTTTTTTATAAATATCAAGTGAAATTTAGTAATTCCACATATCATTCTCCATTTGAAGAATTTGATCTTTGATTTTTTGGCTTTCTTCCAATTGCTCATCGGCATCTCTAGGAATATAATCCTTGATAACACCATCACCTAAACCATTTGATGATTTGTAGATGATTGAAGAAAATCTTCTTGCATTGATTACATCATCAAAAGATAAATCCGCCGAAGAGTTCTTTCTATTGAAAACATAATTATTTGCTAAAATTTCTCTAGCTTTTGGATAGTATACCCAGAAAAGATCAACTAATTCATCAGCACCAGCTAATGGTTGACCATCAGGACCAATTCTACCTATTGAAGTAGGATCTGGACCCATTGCCGCAATACCGAGTGGTCTATACTTCATCTGACCATCTCTCTTGTCAATGAACCACATACCCATAATCTTAAGAACTTTAACTTTATCAGTCGTTGTTCTGATCAAATCTGTGTATTGTCTTTTTTGTTCTTCTGTTGGAGTAACACCAGAATTTATGATCTCAATTAATTCATCATCTACTCTTACACTTTCCAATTTCTTTCTAATACCTTCAGGAGTTGATTTAGTAGAAAAATTTTCATCTTCATATACCTCTTCAATTTTTCCTTCTAATGCAGCATCTAACAATATTTGATATAAAGATCTTGTAGTTTTTGACAGCAATCCGTCTGGATTATCATAATAGAATGGTTGATTGATCTTGTCATTCATATCTATTATTTCCCATACCATCATGCTTTTTAAGATGTCTTTTTCATCTACAAAACCATACTCAAGTGGTGTAACTTTATTGCTAATAACAGTATCTCCCACTTTTCTCATATTTTCAGCTCTCATTTGTCTGAACTCTTCCGGAGAAGAAGCATTTAGAATAGTTTGGGAAAATGCAAACCCAGTAACTAAAACTAAAAGACTGCTAATATATTTTTTCATATTATGAATTTACAAATTAATCTTATTGAACATTGATAATAACTGGTGAAATTTCTTTCAATCTTTGACTACCAAGTCCTGTAGCAGTTGCTTGGATGTCATAAATTTGAACTACATCACCTGGGCGAAGGTTTCTTAAAACTCCTTCAGCAGCAGATAAAGAGCTACCTTGAATCATTGTACCCGCTCTTCCTGGAAGTTTCAAGATAAAGCTGTTAACTGTAAATGAAACAGGGAAGTCAAAGTCTGGTAATGCAGCTGTCACGACCTGATTCGGAATAGAACCAACCGGCATGAAATTCACTGCTTTTCCTCTAATCTGACCTTGTGGTCTAGGAATACCTTTAATTCTGTATTCAAATACTTGAGAAACAGTTTTCCCAGTTGGATCTGTACCAGAAAGTGTCAATTTCACAACGTTACCAGTTGATGGAATAACATCCCATTTACCT
This region includes:
- a CDS encoding TrmH family RNA methyltransferase, whose product is MEDLAKAYEYLKQFLTEERLRKIEHFAPDSSDFVLPVLEDVYQFRNAAAIVRSVEACGFHKVVALQEENNFEPNLRVTKGADTWVEVEKLPRNMESFQKIKDKGYKIVVVSLENNATMLPDYEITEPIALVFGTEMEGVSQEILDFADETLAIPMYGFTRSFNVSVAASICMYELKQKLLKSNINYKLDEEKLLKMKIRWAVNSMQSGKQIFEKYMKDHNLVFS
- a CDS encoding putative periplasmic lipoprotein, which produces MKKYFIGLFAILTLAACKHSAKDPDLAVVTQDTSSKDDVTKETISDRHGDEMEIITNNTKNIITVHLNGKTYELKKNQTTTGFSTEDNKYLYTETQNEVTFLKKEMDMVLFHGKRNQADSKMASQ
- the porN gene encoding type IX secretion system ring subunit PorN/GldN; translated protein: MKKYISSLLVLVTGFAFSQTILNASSPEEFRQMRAENMRKVGDTVISNKVTPLEYGFVDEKDILKSMMVWEIIDMNDKINQPFYYDNPDGLLSKTTRSLYQILLDAALEGKIEEVYEDENFSTKSTPEGIRKKLESVRVDDELIEIINSGVTPTEEQKRQYTDLIRTTTDKVKVLKIMGMWFIDKRDGQMKYRPLGIAAMGPDPTSIGRIGPDGQPLAGADELVDLFWVYYPKAREILANNYVFNRKNSSADLSFDDVINARRFSSIIYKSSNGLGDGVIKDYIPRDADEQLEESQKIKDQILQMENDMWNY
- a CDS encoding asparaginase → MKRKVLLIYTGGTIGMEKDYETGSLRAFDFGNIFEKMPEMKLMECEVFVHPFAKPLDSSDMGPHEWKIIANYIFENYTKYDGFLILHGTDTMSYTASALSFMLKGLKKPVILTGSQLPIGDLRTDAKENLLTSIYYASLYEKNEAVIQEVSIYFEYKLLRGNRTLKYSAEYFDAYSSPNYPILGQSGVHLNIVKENLYRCNSKDEFHIDLHISEDVLFWRIFPGMKLNHFKEIPKMKVLILQVFGSGTIFSSEKTLQTLQEIRNNGTEIVVVSQCISGGISFGKYENSNIFSKIGAISGKDMTAESAITKAMHLIDNPNYIGSFAENFSRNICGEISD
- a CDS encoding NAD(P)/FAD-dependent oxidoreductase is translated as MQNVDYIIVGDGYAALFFAHQLTKNKKSFIIFSEGRKSASQISAGIVNPVVLKKFTTFWLAQEQLDFLKISLDEIEKYTKKNYLIISPIHRIFHDENEQKLWLKKSQTEDLSNFLDENFTHIEDVKNDFKTGMVKQSARLDVHGFFIDLLKFHERNSQLIKQKFNYDRVDIENSTYQGFQFKNIVFCEGMGVTNNPYFSDIPVIPNKGHHIRVKLSQPIPENITIKKKHFLFPLQNNLYFYGGTYDREQLHSHIDESAVEQLQNGLSEFYQRDFSIEEVYFGFRPTVKDRRPIVGRHSDHPNLYVFNGLGARGILNGCYFSKTLYDFIESKIDLPQEISLDRFNKTKDAL